The Achromobacter pestifer genome includes a region encoding these proteins:
- the nrfD gene encoding NrfD/PsrC family molybdoenzyme membrane anchor subunit, with translation MQISELLTPVYDAAWLPWAVQYFFLIGISATTALTAAFAAFGGAGSSARRLLPAAVTVLLVSAIAAPVSLLADLHQPGRFWHFYAHLTPWSWMWLGALLLPVFVTLALLFCAAWWWGRIGWVRALGMALAVSALSILVYTGAEVMVLRSRPLWHTVFLPVNFALTAWLGALGAMFLVGRWLRGGTQAMPVELLRSLSLTAVVMMALGAGAWTLLGLLGMDPSFDAALRLFTEFPIWRVSLAGAVATGFCMIALLQRPARTLAAPLPSAVLALTMLAAAWIFRWVVFMSVQGVPKYGAGLYLYEMPWGSDGLLGMVGVLGLCVALIAAVTYALELFPARTRGLAA, from the coding sequence ATGCAGATCTCTGAATTGTTGACGCCGGTCTACGACGCCGCCTGGCTGCCGTGGGCCGTGCAGTACTTCTTCCTCATCGGCATCAGCGCCACCACCGCGCTGACCGCCGCCTTCGCGGCGTTCGGCGGCGCGGGCTCGTCCGCGCGCCGCCTGCTGCCCGCGGCCGTGACGGTGCTGCTGGTCAGCGCCATCGCCGCGCCCGTGTCGCTGTTGGCGGACCTGCACCAGCCCGGGCGCTTCTGGCATTTCTATGCACATCTCACGCCCTGGTCGTGGATGTGGCTGGGCGCCTTGCTGCTGCCGGTGTTCGTGACCCTGGCGTTGCTGTTCTGCGCCGCCTGGTGGTGGGGCCGTATTGGCTGGGTGCGCGCGCTGGGCATGGCGCTGGCGGTGTCGGCGCTGTCCATTCTGGTCTATACCGGCGCCGAAGTGATGGTGCTGCGTTCGCGGCCGCTGTGGCACACGGTGTTCCTGCCCGTGAACTTCGCGCTGACCGCCTGGCTGGGCGCGCTGGGGGCCATGTTCCTGGTGGGCCGCTGGCTGCGCGGCGGCACGCAGGCCATGCCGGTGGAGCTGCTGCGCAGCTTGAGCCTGACGGCGGTGGTGATGATGGCGCTGGGCGCTGGCGCCTGGACGTTGCTGGGGCTGCTGGGCATGGATCCCTCGTTCGACGCCGCCCTGCGCCTGTTCACGGAATTTCCGATCTGGCGCGTCAGCCTGGCGGGCGCGGTGGCGACCGGCTTTTGCATGATCGCGCTGCTGCAGCGTCCGGCGCGCACGCTGGCCGCGCCGCTGCCCTCGGCCGTGCTGGCCCTGACCATGCTGGCCGCGGCGTGGATCTTCCGCTGGGTGGTCTTCATGAGCGTGCAGGGCGTGCCCAAGTACGGCGCCGGCCTCTACCTGTACGAGATGCCCTGGGGTAGCGACGGTCTGCTCGGCATGGTGGGCGTGCTGGGCCTGTGCGTGGCGCTGATCGCCG
- the dsrO gene encoding sulfate reduction electron transfer complex DsrMKJOP subunit DsrO → MSTPASPPEPPLPGKRGFLKGLLGLGAAATVIPIRAEATGINGQPPRRPGIPGKRYGMVVDMRKCIGCQSCTVSCSMENLPPIGQFRTTVLQYEVLPDAGGPASMVMLPRLCNHCDNPPCVPVCPVQATFQREDGIVLVDNERCVGCAYCVQACPYDARFINHETQTADKCTFCEHRLEAGLLPACVESCVGGARVIGDMNDPDSAISKLLVEHKQDIKVLKPEMKTDPHVYYIGLPDAFVHQVDGQAGVRLAGGH, encoded by the coding sequence ACTCCCGGGTAAACGAGGCTTTCTGAAGGGCTTATTGGGGTTGGGGGCCGCGGCCACCGTCATACCCATCCGCGCCGAGGCAACCGGCATCAATGGGCAGCCGCCGCGCCGCCCGGGTATTCCGGGCAAGCGCTACGGCATGGTCGTGGACATGCGCAAGTGCATCGGCTGCCAGTCCTGTACGGTCAGCTGTTCCATGGAAAACCTGCCCCCCATCGGGCAGTTCCGCACCACCGTCCTGCAATACGAAGTCCTGCCCGATGCCGGCGGCCCCGCCTCCATGGTGATGCTGCCGCGCCTGTGCAACCACTGCGACAACCCGCCTTGCGTGCCGGTCTGTCCGGTGCAGGCCACCTTCCAGCGCGAAGACGGCATCGTGCTGGTCGACAACGAGCGTTGCGTGGGCTGCGCCTATTGCGTGCAGGCCTGTCCCTACGACGCGCGCTTCATCAACCACGAAACGCAGACCGCCGACAAATGCACGTTCTGCGAGCACCGCCTGGAAGCGGGGCTGCTGCCGGCTTGCGTGGAAAGCTGCGTGGGCGGCGCGCGCGTCATCGGCGACATGAATGATCCCGACAGCGCGATTTCCAAGCTGCTGGTTGAGCACAAGCAAGACATCAAGGTGCTCAAGCCCGAAATGAAGACCGATCCCCACGTCTATTACATCGGCCTGCCCGATGCGTTCGTCCATCAGGTCGACGGCCAGGCCGGCGTGCGGCTGGCTGGCGGCCATTGA